A region of Labeo rohita strain BAU-BD-2019 chromosome 2, IGBB_LRoh.1.0, whole genome shotgun sequence DNA encodes the following proteins:
- the cdc34b gene encoding cell division cycle 34 homolog (S. cerevisiae) b translates to MAQQSSAQVASSQKALMLEMKSLQEEPVEGFKITLVDEADLYNWEVAIFGPPNTHYEGGYFKARIKFPIDYPYSPPTFRFLTKMWHPNIYENGDVCISILHPPVDDPQSGELPSERWNPTQNVRTILLSVISLLNEPNTFSPANVDASVMYRKWRDSKGKDREYAEIIRKQVLATKAEAERDGVKVPTTLAEYCVRTRAPALDEGSDLLYDDYYDDEDLEDEDGEDCCYDEDDSGNEES, encoded by the exons ATGGCCCAGCAGAGCAGTGCTCAGGTCGCCAGCTCACAGAAAGCTTTAATGCTGGAGATGAAGTCTCTACAGGAGGAACCAGTGGAGGGTTTCAAGATCACTTTAGTGGATGAAGCTGATCTCTACAACTGGGAAGTGGCGATTTTTGGACCCCCAAACACTCACTATGAAGGGGGCTATTTCAAG GCTCGCATCAAGTTCCCGATCGATTACCCCTATTCCCCACCCACGTTCAGATTCCTCACCAAGATGTGGCACCCCAACATCTATGAG AACGGGGACGTGTGCATCTCCATTCTGCATCCTCCAGTAGATGATCCACAGAGCGGAGAGCTTCCCTCAGAGAGGTGGAACCCCACACAGAACGTCAG aaCTATACTGCTGAGCGTCATCTCTCTACTGAACGAACCCAACACGTTTTCTCCAGCCAACGTGGACGCCTCCGTCATGTACCGCAAATGGAGAGACAGTAAAGGAAAAGACCGGGAATATGCAGAAATCATTAG AAAACAGGTCCTGGCCACTAAAGCCGAGGCAGAACGGGACGGAGTCAAAGTTCCCACCACCCTGGCGGAATACTGCGTTCGCACACGCGCCCCTGCGCTGGACGAGGGGTCCGACCTGTTATACGACGATTACTATGACGATGAGGACTTGGAGGATGAGGATGGCGAGGACTGTTGCTATGACGAGGACGACTCAGGAAACGAGGAATCATGA